In the Gemmatimonadota bacterium genome, one interval contains:
- a CDS encoding MBL fold metallo-hydrolase produces the protein MRQESIYRSTSQTRGDHMPLQYFQLTEHLFVHRDCINVGILCDGERALLIDCGNGDVKETLNALGITTLDTVLFTHHHRDGASGFRHLRTRLSPETRVGVPAGERPWFDSVETFWNEPKNRWHLYDYRPHNLMLTESLAVTDTYAENDLIQWGNAQITVLNTPGHTDGSVSYIVSVDGKRFAFCGDTIYDKGQIWDVYSLQKGEQTRDYHGFFGARKALAPSLQKLRQVEANALIPAHGKVMPRPADAIDTLLERMDTCYDKYVAISALRHYFPNLFTEFEGREGHMSIREGKDVPAFLRHYGTTWLIISETKEAFVMDCGSTRILQQIQQLQADGEISDVTQFWLTHYHDDHVDAVPQFQAVYPCKTLTDRVVAQVIEKPQRFRIPCISPSVARIHLRTRDGESWQWNEFQMTAYHFPGQTYYHGGLLVEGNGVRLFFAGDSFTMAGIDDYCTGNRNLLGSAVGYDRCLALIEELKPTHIFNCHVNCAFDFIPEEIRLMRENLAERETLYTDLCAWDHANYGLDEHWIRADPYEQEVGSKHSVNLHIYFTNHSEEARRAGCCLVLPESWDIRLPQQEITIPAKQEGHINFTIPIPEGNHARSQRLIIPIEVTYDGRSLGQFREAVLVF, from the coding sequence ATGCGTCAAGAAAGCATTTACAGATCTACAAGTCAAACACGAGGAGACCACATGCCCCTTCAATACTTTCAACTCACGGAGCACCTGTTCGTCCACCGCGATTGTATCAACGTTGGTATTTTGTGCGACGGCGAGCGTGCCCTCTTAATTGATTGCGGCAACGGCGATGTCAAAGAAACGCTCAATGCGCTCGGAATAACGACTCTCGATACCGTCCTTTTCACGCATCATCACCGCGATGGAGCCTCTGGTTTTCGACATCTGAGAACACGCCTTTCGCCGGAGACGCGCGTCGGTGTTCCCGCAGGAGAACGCCCGTGGTTCGACTCGGTCGAGACGTTCTGGAATGAGCCGAAAAACCGGTGGCATCTTTACGACTATCGTCCGCACAATCTGATGCTTACAGAATCGCTCGCCGTGACCGACACCTACGCTGAAAATGATTTGATTCAGTGGGGGAATGCCCAAATTACAGTCCTCAATACGCCCGGACATACGGACGGGAGTGTCTCTTATATCGTTTCGGTTGATGGCAAACGCTTTGCGTTCTGTGGTGATACCATCTACGACAAAGGGCAGATTTGGGATGTGTATAGCCTCCAAAAGGGGGAACAGACGCGGGATTATCACGGCTTCTTCGGTGCGAGAAAGGCGTTGGCGCCAAGCCTCCAGAAGTTGCGTCAGGTGGAGGCAAATGCGCTCATCCCTGCGCACGGAAAAGTGATGCCCCGGCCAGCAGATGCGATTGACACACTGCTCGAACGCATGGATACGTGCTACGATAAGTACGTCGCCATCTCTGCTCTGCGGCATTATTTTCCCAACCTGTTCACCGAATTTGAGGGGCGAGAAGGACACATGTCCATCCGCGAGGGAAAGGACGTGCCAGCATTCCTGCGCCATTACGGGACAACATGGCTCATTATCTCAGAGACGAAGGAAGCGTTCGTAATGGATTGCGGCAGTACCCGTATCCTGCAACAGATTCAGCAACTTCAAGCTGATGGTGAAATCTCAGATGTGACACAATTTTGGCTTACACATTACCACGACGACCATGTAGATGCTGTCCCCCAATTTCAAGCGGTTTATCCGTGTAAGACACTGACAGACCGCGTCGTTGCCCAGGTCATTGAAAAACCGCAGCGATTCCGCATTCCGTGTATTTCCCCTTCTGTTGCACGCATTCACCTGCGGACGCGTGATGGCGAATCGTGGCAATGGAACGAGTTCCAGATGACCGCCTACCACTTCCCCGGTCAGACGTATTATCACGGCGGATTACTGGTCGAAGGGAACGGGGTGCGCTTGTTCTTCGCAGGAGATTCGTTTACAATGGCGGGAATTGATGACTACTGCACTGGGAATCGCAACCTGCTCGGCAGCGCCGTTGGCTATGACCGATGTCTCGCTCTCATTGAAGAGTTGAAACCGACGCATATCTTTAACTGCCACGTTAACTGTGCCTTCGATTTTATCCCTGAAGAGATTCGACTGATGCGGGAAAATCTCGCCGAACGGGAAACACTCTACACCGATTTGTGCGCCTGGGACCACGCGAATTACGGACTCGACGAACATTGGATTCGGGCTGATCCCTACGAGCAGGAAGTCGGGTCAAAGCACTCTGTCAATTTGCACATCTATTTCACCAACCACTCCGAAGAGGCGCGGCGAGCGGGTTGTTGCCTCGTCCTGCCGGAATCGTGGGATATCCGCCTGCCGCAACAAGAGATAACAATTCCCGCCAAACAAGAGGGGCATATCAATTTCACCATACCCATTCCGGAGGGAAATCACGCCCGGTCCCAACGTCTGATCATTCCGATAGAAGTGACCTATGATGGGCGTTCACTCGGGCAATTTCGCGAAGCGGTTCTGGTTTTTTAG
- a CDS encoding HEAT repeat domain-containing protein, producing MITKSGLWLIILGFLGCASKADDWIQILEHPNAAERARAAIQLGEMGDRRAVLALIQTLKDREPQVRLAASEALGKLGDRQAVDSLIAIVRDPNVMVGLSAVEALGNIGGEKAVETLLRIAQEREGPLSLGAIQSLGTAGGDRSIQALTTALTDRARDVRWVAALTLARIKSQQALAPLIEALPQTDRELRRVMVWALNTIDPSWRTSAPAEEAINRLIDELKLPNQSRYQVVQVLSEMDAEWKTRAGATMDFFVAQLANGDLIARMQAVEALGQIGDARVVPSLLKALKDPNIQVQYIAIKALGELRDTRAVEPLVEALEHRDPGIVSTAALALGELRDTRAVEPLMTILSNTEHGVFRLGTIQTLGVLKDPRATALLTEQLDDTSVQVRRIATEALGEIGDRGAIAPLLKTLNDQSAEVRWAAADALGSIGDASVADSLISIIGKGRIWARRMVRVLDRLDANWREREATLQIETYFLEHIDHPEPEVQWRSAEALGEIATLRARHKLLQTMEQKRTMIIAAAHAFFIRNGIFEAEPLLVQALHQYGTEEMALTYLNAGHPVLARAAHNWARRQGMILLSSPEPGNIRWNSG from the coding sequence GTGATCACTAAAAGTGGTTTATGGCTAATTATTTTGGGCTTTTTGGGCTGCGCGTCCAAAGCCGACGACTGGATACAAATTTTGGAGCATCCCAATGCTGCAGAGCGCGCCCGCGCAGCAATACAACTGGGGGAAATGGGTGACCGGCGTGCGGTTCTGGCACTCATCCAAACTCTGAAAGACCGAGAACCACAGGTAAGATTGGCCGCAAGCGAAGCCCTGGGTAAATTGGGAGATCGGCAGGCAGTAGATTCTCTGATTGCGATTGTTCGCGACCCAAATGTCATGGTAGGTCTGAGCGCAGTCGAAGCCCTGGGCAATATCGGAGGCGAAAAGGCTGTAGAAACCTTGCTGCGGATCGCGCAAGAGCGAGAAGGTCCCCTGAGCCTGGGAGCAATTCAAAGTCTGGGTACCGCAGGTGGCGACCGATCCATTCAGGCACTGACCACCGCGCTGACCGATAGGGCACGCGATGTGCGGTGGGTCGCCGCGTTGACCCTTGCCCGCATAAAAAGTCAACAGGCCCTGGCACCCCTGATTGAGGCACTGCCACAGACGGACAGAGAACTGCGCCGGGTAATGGTATGGGCACTCAACACCATCGATCCATCGTGGCGTACTTCTGCACCTGCTGAAGAAGCGATCAATCGCCTGATTGACGAACTGAAGCTGCCAAACCAATCGCGCTACCAGGTAGTTCAGGTACTATCGGAAATGGATGCCGAGTGGAAAACGCGTGCGGGTGCTACCATGGACTTTTTTGTCGCACAACTGGCGAACGGAGACCTGATCGCACGGATGCAGGCTGTCGAGGCCCTGGGGCAGATCGGAGACGCCCGGGTCGTTCCGTCTCTCCTTAAGGCACTAAAAGATCCAAATATCCAGGTGCAGTACATCGCTATAAAAGCCCTGGGTGAACTGCGCGATACACGCGCCGTCGAACCACTGGTAGAAGCCCTCGAACATCGAGATCCCGGCATCGTTTCAACCGCTGCACTGGCACTGGGCGAACTGCGCGATACGCGAGCCGTCGAACCACTCATGACCATCCTGTCCAATACAGAACACGGCGTATTTCGCCTGGGAACAATACAAACTCTGGGAGTGCTGAAGGACCCCCGTGCAACAGCTTTGCTAACTGAGCAGTTGGACGACACATCGGTACAGGTCCGGCGCATTGCGACCGAGGCTTTGGGAGAAATTGGGGACCGCGGTGCCATCGCTCCCCTGTTGAAAACGCTGAACGATCAGTCAGCCGAAGTGCGCTGGGCAGCGGCCGACGCCCTGGGATCAATCGGCGATGCGTCTGTGGCGGATTCCCTCATCTCAATTATCGGAAAAGGACGAATATGGGCGCGACGAATGGTACGGGTGCTGGACCGCCTGGATGCCAACTGGCGGGAACGAGAAGCGACTCTCCAGATAGAAACCTATTTTCTGGAACATATTGACCATCCCGAACCAGAAGTACAATGGCGCTCTGCCGAAGCCCTGGGAGAGATTGCCACACTGAGAGCACGCCATAAACTCCTGCAAACAATGGAACAGAAACGCACTATGATTATAGCAGCCGCGCACGCCTTCTTCATCCGAAACGGGATATTTGAAGCAGAACCCCTGCTCGTCCAGGCCTTGCATCAGTATGGCACCGAGGAAATGGCTCTAACATATCTAAATGCTGGCCACCCCGTGCTCGCCAGAGCCGCCCACAATTGGGCGCGCAGACAGGGAATGATATTGCTATCTTCTCCCGAACCGGGTAATATTCGATGGAACAGCGGCTAA
- a CDS encoding ATP-binding cassette domain-containing protein produces MFEVTGVSKTFGVLQALREVDLSVHPEQTTVLIGPSGCGKSTLIRLMVGLIWPDEGTVTYERQVLTPANVLSLRQKMGYVIQEGGLFPHLTARKNVALMANYLGWAEDRIDSRIETLATLTHFPADGLDRFPGELSGGQQQRVGLMRALMLDPDVLLLDEPLGALDPMIRADLQSDLRSIFQTLGKTVVMVTHDMGEAGFFGDQIVLIREGEIVQIGSLKNLMQNPAHEFVTQFIHAQRSPLESMAPGEIAK; encoded by the coding sequence ATGTTTGAGGTGACAGGTGTCTCGAAAACATTTGGCGTTTTGCAGGCGCTGCGCGAAGTTGACCTGAGCGTGCATCCTGAGCAGACGACGGTGTTAATTGGGCCGAGTGGATGTGGCAAATCAACCTTAATTCGATTAATGGTGGGACTGATCTGGCCCGACGAGGGCACGGTGACTTATGAAAGACAAGTTCTGACGCCAGCAAATGTGTTGTCGCTGCGGCAGAAGATGGGTTATGTGATCCAAGAGGGGGGCTTATTTCCGCATTTAACAGCGCGCAAAAATGTAGCGTTGATGGCAAATTATCTGGGTTGGGCGGAGGATCGAATCGATTCCCGGATCGAGACATTGGCAACTTTAACGCATTTCCCAGCAGATGGATTGGACCGATTTCCAGGAGAATTGTCAGGTGGCCAGCAACAGCGCGTGGGATTGATGCGTGCATTGATGCTGGACCCCGACGTATTGCTATTAGACGAACCACTCGGTGCCCTGGACCCGATGATTCGGGCGGATTTGCAATCGGATTTGCGTTCGATTTTTCAGACATTGGGCAAAACAGTAGTGATGGTGACACACGACATGGGCGAAGCGGGATTTTTCGGGGATCAAATTGTGTTGATACGGGAAGGGGAGATCGTCCAGATCGGAAGCTTGAAAAATTTGATGCAAAACCCGGCGCATGAATTTGTGACGCAGTTTATTCATGCGCAGAGAAGTCCGTTGGAAAGTATGGCGCCGGGAGAGATAGCGAAATGA
- a CDS encoding phosphoenolpyruvate hydrolase family protein, with protein MAAESRTSILERLRKKIADGLPIIGGGAGTGISAKCEEAGGIDLIVIYNSGRYRMAGRGSLSGVLAYGNANEIVKEMAYEVITAVEHTPVLAGVNGTDPFMLRDHFLRELRDLGFAGIQNFPTVGLIDGLFRANLEETGMGYHLEVEMIAAAHEMDILTTPYAFNVEEGQLMTEAGADIVVAHMGLTTKGTIGAHTAKTLDDCVEEVKAICNACKSIRDDVITLCHGGPIAEPEDASYILERVPEVDGFYGASSMERLPTEVAMTAQVKRFTEIRR; from the coding sequence ATGGCAGCAGAGAGCCGAACATCAATATTAGAACGTCTGCGAAAAAAAATCGCAGACGGACTGCCGATCATCGGCGGTGGTGCTGGCACGGGAATCTCGGCAAAATGCGAAGAAGCGGGCGGCATTGATCTAATCGTAATTTACAACTCGGGACGCTATCGCATGGCGGGGCGGGGATCGCTCTCGGGCGTCCTGGCCTATGGCAATGCCAACGAAATAGTAAAAGAAATGGCTTATGAAGTCATCACAGCAGTAGAACACACACCCGTACTCGCCGGGGTGAATGGAACAGACCCATTCATGTTGCGGGATCACTTCTTGCGAGAATTGAGAGACCTCGGCTTCGCGGGAATCCAAAATTTTCCAACCGTGGGACTCATTGACGGATTATTTCGCGCCAATCTGGAAGAGACGGGAATGGGCTATCACCTCGAAGTGGAAATGATTGCAGCAGCCCATGAAATGGACATTCTGACAACGCCCTATGCGTTCAATGTCGAAGAAGGACAACTCATGACAGAAGCAGGTGCCGATATTGTAGTGGCACACATGGGATTGACAACCAAGGGCACAATTGGCGCGCACACGGCAAAAACGCTCGATGACTGCGTGGAAGAAGTAAAGGCGATTTGCAACGCCTGCAAGTCCATCCGGGACGATGTGATCACACTTTGCCACGGCGGGCCTATTGCCGAACCAGAAGACGCCTCTTATATCCTCGAACGGGTTCCAGAAGTCGATGGCTTTTACGGCGCCAGCTCAATGGAACGCCTGCCGACGGAAGTGGCTATGACGGCTCAGGTCAAACGCTTTACCGAAATCCGGAGATGA
- a CDS encoding UPF0261 family protein — MGSIYAIATMDTKGEEIGYVAECIRNAGTDVTVVDVGTQSDAQGGVPDVSRETIAACHAGGTDAVIGHTDRGEAVTAMGEALCAYLLQEYAKGDVAGIIGIGGSGGTALITPAMQALPIGVPKVMVSTVASGNTEPYVGCCDIAMMYSVVDVAGINRVSRQVLGNAAHAIAGMVVNTVAEAEDKPTLGMTMFGVTTPCVTMVREALEKDGYDCLVFHATGTGGQAMEKLVESGMIDGVLDITTTEVADEVVGGVFPAGPERMDCILAREIPYIVSLGALDMVNFGAVETVPEQFKNRTLHVHNAQVTLMRTTADENRQFAEWIANKLNRSKVPIQILIPENGVSLIDDEGQPFHDPDADQALFETLEAQIEQTENRQIKRLANNINDPEFAAALVASFQEIR; from the coding sequence ATGGGCAGTATTTACGCAATAGCGACAATGGATACCAAAGGTGAAGAAATCGGATATGTCGCCGAATGTATTCGAAACGCGGGCACAGATGTGACAGTCGTAGATGTAGGCACACAGAGCGACGCGCAGGGCGGCGTGCCGGATGTATCGCGGGAAACCATAGCCGCCTGTCACGCGGGCGGAACAGACGCCGTAATCGGGCACACGGACCGGGGCGAAGCCGTAACAGCGATGGGAGAAGCACTGTGCGCCTACTTGCTGCAAGAATACGCCAAAGGCGACGTGGCGGGTATTATTGGCATTGGAGGCAGCGGGGGCACAGCACTCATCACGCCGGCAATGCAGGCATTGCCCATTGGCGTACCCAAAGTCATGGTATCCACCGTCGCCAGTGGCAACACCGAGCCTTATGTGGGGTGTTGTGACATAGCGATGATGTACTCCGTGGTAGATGTAGCCGGAATCAACCGCGTATCGCGGCAAGTACTGGGCAATGCAGCGCATGCGATAGCGGGAATGGTCGTAAACACCGTCGCAGAGGCCGAAGACAAACCCACGCTTGGAATGACCATGTTTGGCGTAACAACGCCGTGTGTAACCATGGTCCGCGAGGCACTGGAAAAAGACGGATATGACTGCCTGGTATTTCACGCCACAGGAACGGGTGGACAGGCAATGGAAAAACTGGTCGAAAGTGGAATGATAGACGGCGTTCTGGATATTACCACAACCGAAGTAGCCGATGAAGTAGTAGGCGGCGTATTTCCCGCCGGACCTGAGCGAATGGATTGCATTCTCGCGCGTGAAATACCTTATATCGTAAGCCTTGGCGCGCTCGACATGGTAAATTTTGGCGCGGTGGAAACCGTCCCCGAACAATTTAAAAACCGCACACTTCACGTACACAACGCCCAGGTCACATTGATGCGGACGACAGCGGACGAAAACCGCCAATTTGCCGAATGGATAGCGAACAAATTGAACCGATCAAAGGTACCAATTCAAATACTAATTCCGGAAAACGGCGTATCGTTAATCGATGATGAAGGACAACCCTTTCACGACCCAGATGCAGATCAGGCATTATTTGAAACCCTGGAAGCACAAATCGAACAAACGGAAAATCGCCAGATCAAGCGGCTGGCGAACAATATCAACGACCCGGAATTTGCAGCAGCACTGGTGGCGAGTTTCCAGGAAATACGATAA
- a CDS encoding DUF523 and DUF1722 domain-containing protein, with product MAETQAATSKLRLGVSACLLGEEVRYNGGHKHMPFLTTVLGNYVEWVPVCPEVEMGMGVPRETIRLEGDAETPRLIAPKSGTDHTPGMQAWAEKRLNELTDLNLHGYILKKDSPSCGLFRVRVFNTKTQIPARNGRGLFAKALTARFPLLPIEEEGRLNDLPLRENFIERVFVYYRWQQMLTHNPAPGSLVKFHTGIKMSLLSHSPKHYSELGQLVAQSSREDIALQYGKLLMDGLKVMSTPGKHVNVLMHLMGFIKNELTTADKKELLDVFESYRQRLLPLIVPITLLKHHLNRNRVPDWVHEQTYLNPYPMELMLRNHV from the coding sequence ATGGCAGAAACGCAAGCGGCAACATCAAAACTGAGGCTCGGCGTAAGCGCGTGTTTGCTCGGCGAAGAAGTGCGGTATAATGGCGGGCACAAACACATGCCATTTTTGACAACCGTATTGGGCAATTACGTCGAATGGGTGCCAGTATGTCCAGAAGTAGAAATGGGGATGGGCGTTCCGCGCGAGACCATCCGGCTCGAGGGCGACGCGGAAACACCGCGACTCATTGCACCAAAATCGGGCACAGATCACACCCCTGGCATGCAGGCCTGGGCAGAAAAACGGCTCAACGAACTAACAGACCTGAACTTACATGGGTATATACTGAAAAAAGACTCGCCGAGTTGTGGATTATTTCGCGTACGAGTATTTAATACAAAAACGCAGATACCCGCGCGCAATGGGCGCGGGCTATTTGCAAAAGCATTGACAGCGCGATTCCCTTTATTGCCCATCGAAGAAGAAGGTCGGCTAAATGATCTGCCCTTGCGGGAAAATTTTATCGAACGCGTATTTGTCTATTACCGATGGCAGCAAATGTTGACCCATAATCCAGCACCCGGTAGCCTGGTAAAATTTCACACCGGAATCAAAATGAGTCTTCTATCACACAGCCCAAAACACTACAGCGAGTTGGGCCAACTGGTCGCTCAGTCTTCCCGCGAAGATATAGCGCTTCAATACGGCAAATTGCTAATGGATGGCCTGAAAGTAATGAGCACACCGGGCAAACACGTAAACGTATTGATGCACCTGATGGGATTTATAAAAAACGAACTGACAACCGCGGACAAAAAAGAACTGCTCGATGTATTTGAATCCTATCGCCAGCGACTGCTGCCTCTCATCGTTCCTATCACATTATTAAAACACCATCTCAACCGCAACCGCGTACCAGACTGGGTACACGAGCAAACCTACTTAAACCCATACCCCATGGAATTGATGTTGAGAAATCACGTGTGA
- the trmB gene encoding tRNA (guanosine(46)-N7)-methyltransferase TrmB — translation MMSLPLSEEIQKYTVPWLQLDWPIDWPQIFDRPGDLVLEIGFGNGHFLSDMATARPDACFVGIERAWGSMRRLFRRLNALKLNHVRAIEGDAAFLLQHVFAPQSLSEIWINFSDPWPKERHHNRRLIQDTFVKILAERLKPDGGVTIATDHADYATWITDILTRQSDLQSIYATPSVRQLPGRTPTKYEQKAIDAGVPIHYFAWRRKSELSVETHIQKVGNMPNIVLEGAYQREDILTLIEQAADQVWRENHRDMQVVIKMTDIYCQLPDNHGLISVMVREGELAQYFGISLLFRKNNQLLVKLAPMGQPRPTWGVKKAVQKVADLILETHPHLWLASSTVGL, via the coding sequence ATGATGTCTCTACCGCTAAGCGAGGAAATACAAAAATACACAGTCCCATGGCTGCAACTGGATTGGCCGATAGACTGGCCGCAAATTTTTGATCGGCCAGGCGACCTCGTCCTCGAAATCGGATTTGGCAATGGACATTTTCTATCCGATATGGCAACAGCGCGTCCCGATGCGTGTTTTGTCGGAATCGAACGCGCCTGGGGATCCATGCGCCGATTGTTCAGGCGATTAAACGCCCTGAAATTAAATCATGTGCGCGCAATAGAGGGCGACGCCGCATTTTTATTACAACATGTATTTGCCCCGCAATCTCTATCGGAAATATGGATCAATTTTTCAGATCCCTGGCCCAAAGAACGACACCACAATCGGCGCCTGATTCAAGATACATTTGTAAAAATACTGGCAGAGCGATTAAAACCGGACGGCGGAGTAACCATAGCGACAGATCACGCAGATTACGCAACGTGGATCACCGATATATTGACGCGACAATCGGACCTGCAATCCATTTACGCAACCCCATCTGTGCGCCAGTTACCCGGACGCACCCCAACCAAATACGAACAAAAAGCAATAGATGCAGGTGTACCCATTCACTATTTTGCCTGGCGTCGGAAATCGGAACTATCAGTCGAAACGCACATTCAAAAGGTCGGGAATATGCCAAATATCGTTTTAGAAGGCGCATACCAACGCGAAGATATTCTGACACTTATCGAACAGGCCGCAGATCAAGTGTGGCGCGAAAACCATCGGGATATGCAGGTCGTGATCAAAATGACAGACATCTACTGCCAATTGCCCGACAATCACGGCCTCATCTCAGTCATGGTCCGCGAAGGAGAACTCGCCCAGTACTTCGGCATATCCCTCTTATTTCGCAAAAACAATCAGCTATTGGTCAAACTGGCGCCAATGGGTCAGCCGCGCCCCACCTGGGGCGTAAAAAAAGCGGTACAAAAGGTGGCAGATTTGATTTTGGAAACACATCCCCATTTGTGGCTCGCATCGAGCACAGTGGGTCTGTGA